The nucleotide sequence TGACGTTTGATCCTCGTCAAAGAACATGAACCGCTTTAGCGCAGCGGCGCTTGGAAAAGACAATGACTGCCGGGTTTTTCCACGGGTTTTAGTTATTTAGGGTAAGGTTTTTTAGGCCTTGGCCGAAACCGCTCGGATTCAGCGCACGTTCAGGGTTTGCGCAGCAAGGCATAGCAATATGCTGTACCAGACGATTGCAGTGAACCTTCACCGATGCCGGTGACTCGAAACAAAACCATTGAAAAAATACCCACCAGCCACTCATGGAGATAATCATGGCTAGCGAAACGGCAAAGACGGCTCAAGAAATATTGATGGAAGATTTCCAGACCCTCGTCAGCGATACCGAGAAGCTGCTGGACGATACAGCGGTACTGGCGGGTGACCAGGCAGATGAACTACGTTCAAAAATTCACGATAGCCTGCTCAAGGCCCGCGAGACCCTGAAACTGACCGAAGACTCCTTGCGCGAGCGCGGCAAGGCAGCGGTCACCGCCACTGAAGATTATGTCCAGGCCAATCCTTGGCAGGCCGTCGGCATCGCTGCCGGCGTCGGGTTTCTGATTGGCCTGCTGGCCACAAGGCGCTAATCATGGCTATCGGCGAATCCGGCTCGTCCACGGGCCCAAGCTCTTCCTCACGGCGCCTGGGTGCAGCGGTTCTGGGCTTGCTGCACAGTCATGTCGAATTGTTCGGCATCGAGCTGCAGGAACAGAAAGCACGTACCGTCAGCCTGCTGCTATTTGCCGGCCTGGCTTTGGTGTTTGCCCTTCTGTTACTGGTGGGCTTGTCGGCACTGGTAATGATCCTGGTATGGGACACCCATCGCCTGGCAGGGATTATCAGTCTCTGTGTCTTCTA is from Pseudomonas mucidolens and encodes:
- a CDS encoding phage holin family protein, whose protein sequence is MAIGESGSSTGPSSSSRRLGAAVLGLLHSHVELFGIELQEQKARTVSLLLFAGLALVFALLLLVGLSALVMILVWDTHRLAGIISLCVFYVLAAAFCGVRLKAAVFDESTPFHATLEELANDRERLLP
- a CDS encoding DUF883 family protein; this encodes MASETAKTAQEILMEDFQTLVSDTEKLLDDTAVLAGDQADELRSKIHDSLLKARETLKLTEDSLRERGKAAVTATEDYVQANPWQAVGIAAGVGFLIGLLATRR